A DNA window from Paralichthys olivaceus isolate ysfri-2021 chromosome 11, ASM2471397v2, whole genome shotgun sequence contains the following coding sequences:
- the LOC109640120 gene encoding aldehyde dehydrogenase, dimeric NADP-preferring-like isoform X1 — protein sequence MDNGVSCSVRMDRQTVQRTREAFLSGRTRPLEFRLQQLQALLKMITEKETEISTALKQDINRSQYDTPLLELIGIENEIKLAIDKLAVWAAPRPVEKNLLTISDEVYIQPEPLGVVLIIGAWNYPWALTLLPLIGAIAAGNAAVVKPSELSEYSSLLLRALLPRYLDKDLYPVVMGGASETQELLRLRFDHVFYTGNSTVGKLVMEAAARHLTPVTLELGGKSPCYIDKNCDIRTACRRVTWGKFINCGQTCIAPDYILCEPCIQGQVVECIRQTLLEFYGADPKCSPDYGRVINQRHFNRVMGLMEGYTPVVGGQSDASQCYIAPTVLKDVPPHSRLMQEEIFGPLLPIVTVSDMDDAINFINEREKPLALYIFCTDKKASKRMIDETTSGGVTVNDVMIHYTLSSLPFGGVGQSGMGRYHGKHTFDQLSHQRACLVRSLGMENVNLARYPPQDRRRARRVRMALRSPLIDTSKRTLIWAVVATIIGFGLFVTLLVILLIASGLNCTCWYWRGFYNYFY from the exons ATGGATAATGGCGTTTCCTGCAGTGTACGTATGGATAGACAGACGGTGCAGCGGACCAGGGAGGCCTTCCTGAGTGGCAGGACCCGGCCTCTGGAgttcaggctgcagcagctgcaggcccTGCTGAAGATGATCACTGAGAAAGAGACTGAGATTTCCACTGCACTCAAACAGGACATCAACAGG AGCCAGTACGACACGCCTCTCCTGGAGCTGATCGGAATTGAGAATGAGATCAAGCTGGCGATAGACAAACTGGCCGTGTGGGCAGCTCCTCGGCCTGTAGAGAAGAACCTCCTCACCATATCGGATGAGGTTTATATTCAGCCTGAGCCCCTGGGAGTGGTTCTTATTATTGGAGCCTGGAACTACCCCTGGGCCCTCACTCTGCTGCCCCTGATTGGAGCCATAGCTGCAG gcaACGCAGCTGTGGTGAAGCCGTCCGAGCTCAGCGAGtattcttccctcctcctccgggCGCTGCTGCCTCGCTATCTAGACAAG GACCTGTACCCAGTAGTGATGGGTGGCGCGTCTGAGACCcaggagctgctgaggctgaggTTTGACCATGTCTTCTACACAGGAAACAGCACGGTCGGTAAACTGGTGATGGAGGCTGCAGCTCGCCACCTCACTCCAGTGACCCTGGAACTGGGAGGGAAGAGTCCCTGTTACATTGACAAGAACTGTGACATCAGAACTGCCTGCCG tcgTGTCACGTGGGGAAAGTTCATCAACTGTGGTCAGACCTGCATCGCTCCAGACTACATCCTGTGTGAACCCTGCATCCAGGGTCAGGTGGTGGAATGCATCCGACAAACTCTGCTG GAGTTTTACGGAGCTGATCCCAAATGCTCACCTGACTACGGCCGAGTTATCAACCAGCGTCACTTTAACAGAGTTATGGGTCTGATGGAGGGTTACACTCCAGTGGTGGGGGGCCAGAGTGATGCTTCACAATGCTACATCG CCCCGACAGTCCTGAAAGATGTGCCTCCCCACTCCAGACTGATGCAGGAGGAGATCTTTGGTCCTCTGCTGCCCATCGTCACTGTGAGTGACATGGATGATGCCATTAACTTCATcaacgagagagagaaacctctggcCCTGTACATCTTCTGCACTGACAAGAAG GCTTCAAAAAGGATGATTGATGAGACCACGAGCGGAGGAGTGACGGTCAACGACGTGATGATACACTACACGCTCAGCTCTCTGCCGTTCGGTGGTGTTG GTCAGAGTGGTATGGGCCGTTACCATGGAAAACACACCTTTGACCAGCTAAGCCACCAGAGGGCGTGTCTGGTCCGGTCTCTGGGCATGGAGAATGTCAACTTGGCTCGGTACCCTCCCCAGGACCGCCGGCGGGCGCGTAGGGTGCGGATGGCCCTCAGGTCACCCCTGATCGACACGTCCAAGAGGACGCTCATTTGGGCCGTTGTTGCCACCATCATTGGCTTCGGCCTGTTCGTCACCCTCCTGGTCATCCTGCTCATAGCTTCAGGCCTCAACTGTACCTGCTGGTACTGGAGAGGCTTTTATAACTACTTCTACTGA
- the LOC109640120 gene encoding aldehyde dehydrogenase, dimeric NADP-preferring-like isoform X2 — translation MDRQTVQRTREAFLSGRTRPLEFRLQQLQALLKMITEKETEISTALKQDINRSQYDTPLLELIGIENEIKLAIDKLAVWAAPRPVEKNLLTISDEVYIQPEPLGVVLIIGAWNYPWALTLLPLIGAIAAGNAAVVKPSELSEYSSLLLRALLPRYLDKDLYPVVMGGASETQELLRLRFDHVFYTGNSTVGKLVMEAAARHLTPVTLELGGKSPCYIDKNCDIRTACRRVTWGKFINCGQTCIAPDYILCEPCIQGQVVECIRQTLLEFYGADPKCSPDYGRVINQRHFNRVMGLMEGYTPVVGGQSDASQCYIAPTVLKDVPPHSRLMQEEIFGPLLPIVTVSDMDDAINFINEREKPLALYIFCTDKKASKRMIDETTSGGVTVNDVMIHYTLSSLPFGGVGQSGMGRYHGKHTFDQLSHQRACLVRSLGMENVNLARYPPQDRRRARRVRMALRSPLIDTSKRTLIWAVVATIIGFGLFVTLLVILLIASGLNCTCWYWRGFYNYFY, via the exons ATGGATAGACAGACGGTGCAGCGGACCAGGGAGGCCTTCCTGAGTGGCAGGACCCGGCCTCTGGAgttcaggctgcagcagctgcaggcccTGCTGAAGATGATCACTGAGAAAGAGACTGAGATTTCCACTGCACTCAAACAGGACATCAACAGG AGCCAGTACGACACGCCTCTCCTGGAGCTGATCGGAATTGAGAATGAGATCAAGCTGGCGATAGACAAACTGGCCGTGTGGGCAGCTCCTCGGCCTGTAGAGAAGAACCTCCTCACCATATCGGATGAGGTTTATATTCAGCCTGAGCCCCTGGGAGTGGTTCTTATTATTGGAGCCTGGAACTACCCCTGGGCCCTCACTCTGCTGCCCCTGATTGGAGCCATAGCTGCAG gcaACGCAGCTGTGGTGAAGCCGTCCGAGCTCAGCGAGtattcttccctcctcctccgggCGCTGCTGCCTCGCTATCTAGACAAG GACCTGTACCCAGTAGTGATGGGTGGCGCGTCTGAGACCcaggagctgctgaggctgaggTTTGACCATGTCTTCTACACAGGAAACAGCACGGTCGGTAAACTGGTGATGGAGGCTGCAGCTCGCCACCTCACTCCAGTGACCCTGGAACTGGGAGGGAAGAGTCCCTGTTACATTGACAAGAACTGTGACATCAGAACTGCCTGCCG tcgTGTCACGTGGGGAAAGTTCATCAACTGTGGTCAGACCTGCATCGCTCCAGACTACATCCTGTGTGAACCCTGCATCCAGGGTCAGGTGGTGGAATGCATCCGACAAACTCTGCTG GAGTTTTACGGAGCTGATCCCAAATGCTCACCTGACTACGGCCGAGTTATCAACCAGCGTCACTTTAACAGAGTTATGGGTCTGATGGAGGGTTACACTCCAGTGGTGGGGGGCCAGAGTGATGCTTCACAATGCTACATCG CCCCGACAGTCCTGAAAGATGTGCCTCCCCACTCCAGACTGATGCAGGAGGAGATCTTTGGTCCTCTGCTGCCCATCGTCACTGTGAGTGACATGGATGATGCCATTAACTTCATcaacgagagagagaaacctctggcCCTGTACATCTTCTGCACTGACAAGAAG GCTTCAAAAAGGATGATTGATGAGACCACGAGCGGAGGAGTGACGGTCAACGACGTGATGATACACTACACGCTCAGCTCTCTGCCGTTCGGTGGTGTTG GTCAGAGTGGTATGGGCCGTTACCATGGAAAACACACCTTTGACCAGCTAAGCCACCAGAGGGCGTGTCTGGTCCGGTCTCTGGGCATGGAGAATGTCAACTTGGCTCGGTACCCTCCCCAGGACCGCCGGCGGGCGCGTAGGGTGCGGATGGCCCTCAGGTCACCCCTGATCGACACGTCCAAGAGGACGCTCATTTGGGCCGTTGTTGCCACCATCATTGGCTTCGGCCTGTTCGTCACCCTCCTGGTCATCCTGCTCATAGCTTCAGGCCTCAACTGTACCTGCTGGTACTGGAGAGGCTTTTATAACTACTTCTACTGA